From Halotia branconii CENA392, the proteins below share one genomic window:
- a CDS encoding PEP-CTERM sorting domain-containing protein (PEP-CTERM proteins occur, often in large numbers, in the proteomes of bacteria that also encode an exosortase, a predicted intramembrane cysteine proteinase. The presence of a PEP-CTERM domain at a protein's C-terminus predicts cleavage within the sorting domain, followed by covalent anchoring to some some component of the (usually Gram-negative) cell surface. Many PEP-CTERM proteins exhibit an unusual sequence composition that includes large numbers of potential glycosylation sites. Expression of one such protein has been shown restore the ability of a bacterium to form floc, a type of biofilm.): MKLVPKLTLVVTSLSLSFNVVSQQAADAAIINYDFTVNSSLVNGSGSFSFDDLTFNNEAIPTAPVQQLNFAFNNDPQTVYTEKDDIDYPISLGPVVFANVVGNSSIGLSYLFNNKSDASISYEIAGYDFIVGNQTFSDAVSYTSVPEPTTWIGLFSVCSIAWLMSKKVKSAKNNQA; the protein is encoded by the coding sequence ATGAAACTAGTTCCCAAATTAACACTAGTTGTTACTAGTTTGTCTTTGAGTTTTAATGTTGTTAGCCAACAAGCAGCTGATGCTGCAATTATTAATTATGATTTCACTGTAAATAGTTCTTTAGTGAATGGTAGCGGTTCTTTCAGCTTTGATGACTTGACTTTCAATAATGAAGCCATTCCCACAGCACCAGTTCAGCAACTAAATTTTGCGTTCAACAATGATCCTCAAACTGTTTATACAGAGAAGGATGATATTGACTATCCAATTTCACTAGGGCCTGTTGTATTTGCCAATGTGGTAGGTAATTCATCTATCGGCTTATCATATTTATTTAACAACAAATCTGATGCTTCCATAAGTTACGAAATTGCCGGATATGATTTTATTGTCGGCAATCAAACCTTCAGCGATGCAGTCTCCTATACCTCTGTCCCTGAACCTACAACCTGGATTGGTCTTTTCAGTGTTTGCAGTATTGCTTGGCTGATGTCAAAAAAAGTTAAATCAGCAAAAAATAATCAAGCTTAA
- a CDS encoding DUF3352 domain-containing protein, which yields MNRQRSFFNFLVASAIAVLIFAIAGCSGKSPVNLGASTTGPNAAIFVSKLAPVMVSLLTNPDQLQAWEREEELSKLKTSLLTKSGIDYKQDIQPWLGNEITLAVTTLDIDRDFENGKQPGYLMALATNKPEKSREFVELWFSKQVLAGGNLVVEQYKGAKLLYDNSQPQQDLLVGTVVDGFVLFANDPKVLRDAINNVQVPDLNLTSSPQYQKATQKLPQGLIAAAFLNLPIIAQWQELELPEPTYNSEIIALTLNPKGLLAETSFLTSSATVTPSSLLSKPVDALQYIPTNASLVIASSDLSDLANSNLAKLWTQIKTAISGSKTDIISRVVQPLAKLQESRNINLQQDIFSWIKGEYALALLPREGQTTPDWMFVVEKLENVAEGISRLDAIASSSGLSNSSLNLNQQKISAWIELTAATQQTEPQDRPKYAVEAKVQGVHTTLGNYEIFASNLETLNEAIAIKENSLIKDRNFQNSIAAIPQPNQGYVYLDWTKSQDLLERQLPILKLVEVLGKPFFNNLRSLTVSSYGSEPGTLKGGVFLERHK from the coding sequence GTGAATAGGCAACGCTCATTTTTCAATTTCTTAGTAGCTAGTGCGATCGCTGTGCTAATATTTGCGATCGCTGGCTGTTCCGGGAAAAGTCCAGTTAACCTTGGTGCTTCTACTACTGGGCCTAATGCTGCTATATTCGTATCTAAGTTGGCTCCTGTAATGGTATCATTATTGACTAATCCCGACCAGTTGCAGGCTTGGGAGCGTGAAGAAGAATTATCTAAACTCAAAACCAGTTTATTAACTAAGAGTGGTATAGATTACAAACAAGATATTCAACCTTGGTTAGGCAACGAAATTACACTGGCTGTCACCACTTTAGACATTGATCGTGACTTTGAAAACGGCAAGCAGCCAGGGTATTTGATGGCATTAGCAACCAATAAACCAGAAAAAAGTCGTGAGTTTGTAGAATTGTGGTTTTCCAAGCAGGTATTGGCTGGAGGCAATTTAGTTGTTGAACAATACAAAGGTGCAAAATTGCTCTATGACAATTCTCAACCACAGCAGGATTTACTTGTCGGTACAGTTGTAGATGGTTTTGTGTTGTTTGCCAATGATCCTAAAGTGCTGCGAGACGCAATCAATAATGTCCAGGTTCCCGATCTCAATTTAACCAGTTCACCTCAATACCAAAAAGCCACTCAAAAATTGCCTCAAGGATTGATAGCGGCGGCTTTTCTTAATCTCCCTATCATTGCTCAATGGCAAGAGTTAGAGCTACCAGAACCGACATATAATAGCGAGATTATTGCCTTGACTTTGAACCCCAAGGGTTTACTCGCAGAAACGAGTTTTCTGACTTCATCGGCAACTGTCACCCCATCCTCGCTACTCTCTAAACCTGTAGATGCACTGCAATATATCCCAACTAACGCAAGTTTGGTAATTGCTAGTTCTGATTTGAGCGATCTAGCTAACAGCAATTTAGCCAAACTTTGGACACAAATAAAAACAGCTATATCTGGTTCTAAAACAGATATAATTTCTAGAGTGGTACAACCCTTGGCAAAATTGCAAGAAAGCCGAAACATTAACTTGCAACAAGATATCTTCAGTTGGATAAAAGGAGAATACGCCCTAGCATTGTTACCTCGTGAAGGTCAAACAACTCCTGATTGGATGTTTGTAGTAGAAAAATTAGAAAATGTAGCAGAAGGGATTTCTCGTTTAGATGCGATCGCCTCATCTAGTGGACTCAGTAATAGTTCCCTTAATCTAAATCAGCAAAAAATCTCTGCTTGGATAGAGTTAACTGCTGCTACACAACAGACTGAACCTCAAGATCGACCAAAATATGCCGTGGAAGCAAAAGTCCAAGGAGTGCATACCACCCTAGGCAATTATGAAATTTTCGCCTCCAACTTGGAAACTTTGAATGAAGCGATCGCAATCAAAGAAAATTCCTTAATTAAAGATCGCAATTTCCAAAATAGTATCGCTGCTATTCCCCAACCAAATCAGGGTTACGTATATTTAGATTGGACAAAGAGTCAAGATTTATTAGAACGCCAGCTACCAATTCTCAAGCTAGTAGAAGTACTAGGGAAACCATTTTTTAACAATCTGCGATCGCTAACAGTCAGCAGTTACGGTAGTGAACCAGGAACTCTCAAAGGCGGTGTTTTTCTCGAACGCCATAAATAA
- a CDS encoding CTP synthase, with protein sequence MTKFIFVTGGVVSSIGKGIVAASLGRLLKSRDYSVSILKLDPYINVDPGTMSPFQHGEVFVTKDGAETDLDLGHYERFTDTSMSRLNSVTTGSIYQAVINRERRGDYNGGTVQVIPHITNEIKERILLVAKDTQPEVLITEIGGTVGDIESLPFMEAIRQLRKEVGRQNVLYMHVTLVPWIASAGEMKTKPTQHSVKELRSIGIQPDILVCRSDRLIPLGLKHKLSEFCDVAEKCVITAQDASSIYEVPLILEREGLAQQALELLQMEQRQPNLTRWQTMVERLYSPKYTVEIAIVGKYVRLSDAYLSVVEALRHAAIATYGDLRLRWINSEDLETEAVETYLAGVDGVLVPGGFGIRGVDGKIAAIKYARDRQIPFLGLCLGMQCSVIEWARNVAGLANANSSEFDPSTNYPVINLLPDQQNVVDLGGTMRLGVYPCNILRNSLAFKLYQQEEIKERHRHRYEFNNNYRQMLLDSGYLISGTSPDGRLVEIVEYPQHPFFISCQFHPEFKSRPSNPHPLFKGFMAAAISRTHSTSGLQTPVEVS encoded by the coding sequence ATGACTAAGTTTATCTTTGTGACTGGGGGTGTGGTTTCCAGTATCGGCAAGGGCATTGTAGCAGCAAGTCTGGGACGTTTACTCAAATCACGAGATTATTCGGTGTCGATTTTAAAACTCGACCCTTATATTAACGTTGACCCAGGTACAATGAGTCCCTTTCAGCATGGAGAGGTGTTTGTTACCAAAGATGGTGCTGAAACAGATTTAGATTTAGGACATTACGAACGTTTTACCGATACTTCCATGTCGCGGTTGAACAGCGTCACCACAGGTTCAATTTACCAAGCGGTAATTAATAGAGAACGTCGCGGTGACTACAATGGCGGCACAGTGCAGGTTATTCCCCACATCACCAACGAAATTAAAGAACGGATACTACTAGTTGCAAAAGATACTCAACCAGAGGTATTAATCACAGAAATTGGCGGCACGGTAGGAGATATTGAGTCACTGCCGTTTATGGAAGCTATCCGCCAGTTACGTAAGGAGGTGGGACGGCAAAATGTGCTGTATATGCATGTCACATTAGTACCGTGGATTGCCTCTGCTGGCGAGATGAAAACCAAGCCAACTCAGCATTCTGTTAAAGAACTGAGATCTATTGGCATTCAACCAGACATTTTAGTTTGTCGCAGCGATCGCCTGATCCCTCTAGGATTAAAACATAAATTGTCAGAATTTTGCGATGTAGCGGAAAAATGTGTGATTACTGCCCAAGATGCCAGCAGTATCTATGAAGTACCGCTAATTTTAGAACGGGAAGGACTAGCACAGCAAGCGCTGGAATTGTTGCAGATGGAACAGCGCCAACCAAATCTAACGCGTTGGCAAACGATGGTGGAACGGTTATATAGTCCCAAGTACACTGTGGAAATTGCCATTGTTGGTAAATATGTACGCTTAAGTGATGCCTATCTCTCAGTTGTAGAAGCATTGCGCCATGCAGCAATTGCCACTTATGGAGATTTACGCCTCCGTTGGATAAATTCCGAAGATTTAGAAACTGAAGCAGTCGAAACTTATCTGGCGGGTGTAGACGGTGTACTTGTCCCAGGAGGCTTTGGGATTCGGGGAGTAGATGGCAAAATTGCCGCCATTAAATATGCCCGCGATCGTCAAATTCCTTTCTTAGGTTTATGCTTAGGAATGCAATGCTCCGTAATTGAATGGGCTAGGAACGTAGCAGGACTAGCCAATGCTAATAGTTCTGAATTTGACCCTTCTACCAACTATCCAGTAATTAACCTGTTACCAGATCAACAAAATGTGGTTGATTTAGGCGGCACAATGCGTTTAGGTGTATATCCTTGTAATATTCTTCGCAACAGCCTCGCTTTCAAGCTTTATCAACAAGAGGAAATTAAAGAACGGCATCGTCATCGGTACGAGTTCAACAATAATTACCGCCAGATGTTATTAGATTCTGGGTATCTTATTAGTGGGACTTCTCCTGACGGACGCTTAGTGGAAATTGTGGAATATCCCCAACATCCCTTCTTTATATCTTGTCAATTTCATCCAGAGTTTAAATCGCGTCCCAGCAACCCACATCCTTTATTTAAAGGATTTATGGCAGCTGCGATTAGCAGAACTCATTCAACATCCGGCTTGCAAACACCCGTGGAGGTATCTTAA
- a CDS encoding N-acetylmuramoyl-L-alanine amidase, whose protein sequence is MKKLLGLVISGYIVVTSSVALAESSVLVVFPQTNYQTTAEKIFFLGSAPPNGQVFINGKPITRSPAGYFSPSLPLQLGENLFTVRHQNQEIQIKVIRLSTQPELPQGLGFAKGSLTPDTDIARLPGELICFKAIAPPNASVSVNLANQTIALLPQPQQAQLPSNSAALTGQNRPNAQSFAGKYEGCTTGQQLISQTLIYGNNITSGAVVADATKEVNLGTPQFRLTLNGKTTTQPGAGKIQILSPAQLPVVEVVADAGVARTGPSTDYSRLTPLPQGTRAAITGKEGEWLRLDYGAWINSKETRVLTGAVPPRTIIRSVGYRQLPQATEIIFPLQVPVPVSVQQGDKNFTLTLYNTTAQTDIIRLDDDPLISRLDWQQVTPEQVQYTFNLKKAQQWGYKLRYDGTTLVLTLRHSPPIGRKRQKPLSGIKIVLDPGHGGKESGASGPTGYLEKDVNLAVSKLVRDNLVQLGATVVMTRDTDKDVSLAERQAIINQEEPAIAISIHHNSLPDNGDAEKTKGFAAFWYHPQAHSLAMFLHNYVVKKLGKPSYGVFWDNLALTRPNAAPSVLLELGFMSNPNEFEQVINPLEQKKMAKAIAQGITEWFGSVR, encoded by the coding sequence GTGAAAAAACTTTTAGGGTTAGTAATATCAGGCTATATAGTAGTTACCTCCTCCGTAGCATTGGCAGAATCATCTGTGTTAGTCGTTTTTCCTCAGACAAACTATCAGACAACTGCGGAAAAAATCTTCTTTCTTGGTAGTGCGCCACCGAATGGTCAGGTTTTCATTAATGGTAAGCCAATAACTCGTAGCCCTGCCGGTTATTTTTCCCCCAGCTTACCATTGCAGTTAGGAGAGAATCTCTTTACTGTACGTCACCAAAATCAAGAAATTCAAATTAAGGTGATTAGGCTGTCTACTCAGCCTGAGTTACCACAAGGGTTAGGCTTTGCTAAAGGTTCTTTAACTCCAGATACTGACATCGCCAGACTACCTGGGGAATTAATTTGTTTTAAAGCTATTGCACCCCCTAATGCCAGTGTATCTGTGAACCTGGCTAATCAAACTATTGCCCTTCTACCCCAACCTCAACAGGCGCAATTACCAAGTAATTCGGCAGCTCTCACCGGGCAGAATCGCCCTAATGCTCAGTCTTTTGCAGGCAAGTATGAGGGTTGCACTACAGGCCAACAACTCATTTCTCAAACCCTGATTTACGGTAATAACATCACCTCTGGTGCTGTTGTGGCAGATGCAACTAAAGAGGTAAATCTGGGAACACCTCAGTTTCGACTCACACTCAACGGTAAGACGACAACTCAACCTGGGGCTGGTAAAATTCAAATTCTCTCACCTGCACAGTTACCAGTTGTTGAAGTTGTAGCAGATGCAGGAGTAGCACGCACTGGCCCTAGTACCGATTATTCTCGACTTACCCCACTGCCTCAAGGAACTAGGGCAGCAATTACAGGCAAAGAAGGTGAATGGTTACGCCTAGATTACGGAGCCTGGATTAATAGTAAAGAGACTCGCGTTCTGACTGGTGCTGTTCCGCCACGCACAATTATTCGTAGTGTCGGATATCGTCAGCTTCCTCAAGCAACGGAGATCATTTTCCCTTTACAAGTTCCTGTACCTGTCAGCGTGCAACAAGGTGATAAAAATTTCACCCTCACACTTTATAACACTACTGCCCAAACAGACATTATTCGTCTTGATGATGACCCCTTAATTTCTCGATTAGATTGGCAGCAGGTGACTCCGGAACAGGTGCAATACACTTTTAACCTTAAAAAAGCTCAACAGTGGGGATATAAACTGAGATATGACGGTACAACCCTGGTTTTGACTTTGCGTCATTCACCCCCAATCGGGCGTAAAAGACAAAAGCCTTTATCTGGTATCAAAATTGTACTTGATCCAGGGCATGGTGGCAAAGAATCTGGGGCTAGTGGCCCAACTGGGTATTTAGAAAAAGATGTCAATTTGGCTGTATCGAAGTTGGTACGGGACAATTTGGTACAGTTAGGGGCAACGGTCGTGATGACCAGAGACACCGATAAAGATGTCTCTTTAGCAGAGCGTCAGGCAATTATCAATCAAGAAGAACCTGCGATCGCAATTTCGATTCATCATAATTCCTTACCTGACAATGGCGATGCGGAAAAAACTAAGGGATTTGCCGCTTTTTGGTATCATCCCCAAGCCCACAGCCTAGCGATGTTTCTACATAATTATGTAGTCAAAAAATTAGGTAAACCTTCCTATGGCGTGTTTTGGGATAACCTAGCGCTAACACGTCCTAATGCTGCACCATCGGTATTGCTGGAGTTGGGCTTTATGAGCAACCCTAATGAATTTGAGCAGGTAATCAACCCATTAGAACAAAAAAAGATGGCAAAGGCGATCGCTCAAGGAATTACTGAATGGTTTGGCAGTGTACGGTAA
- a CDS encoding TAXI family TRAP transporter solute-binding subunit codes for MNRRLLIPLLLSFGLTIFLAVHFIIDLNQVHRLTIAAGSKQGESYILSQAIAQVIAKHEPKIQIQLLETKGTEENIQLLEDNKAQLATAQADIPTLPSARLICNLYSDAFQLIVTDKSGIKQVADFKGKRIALPPQGGGQYQSFWLLAQHYRLTSSDFTYKPMSEKAADTAFRNQQVDAVFRVRPPGNLSIQELVQNSGGRLVPIDQAAAMKITQPAIEPAFIPKGAYQGNPPIPATDLPTVTVQRTLLASKVVDGDIIRQVTSILYEYRQELARKMSLAANISPPETVGGTGLPLHRGATAYYDREKPNFIQENAEYFGLILTVVLLLGSWIWQLKGQIEKIQKNRGDDYNHDIVQLLKQIETCSDINTLENIRSDLLDKFEKVVEALDKDRITPESFQSFTFTWEAAMSAMRDRKIWLAANTISHSP; via the coding sequence ATGAACCGCAGGCTGCTGATTCCTTTGCTGTTGAGCTTTGGCTTGACGATATTTCTAGCAGTACATTTCATTATCGATCTTAACCAAGTGCATCGCTTGACGATCGCCGCGGGATCGAAACAAGGGGAAAGTTATATTTTAAGTCAGGCGATCGCCCAAGTGATCGCCAAACACGAGCCGAAGATTCAAATCCAACTTCTAGAAACTAAAGGTACTGAAGAAAATATCCAATTATTAGAAGACAACAAAGCACAACTAGCTACCGCACAAGCTGATATTCCCACACTTCCCTCAGCTCGATTAATTTGCAATTTATACTCAGACGCATTTCAGCTAATTGTGACTGATAAATCTGGTATCAAGCAAGTTGCAGATTTTAAGGGTAAACGTATTGCTTTACCACCACAAGGAGGTGGTCAATATCAATCATTTTGGTTGCTGGCTCAACATTATCGGCTGACATCAAGCGATTTTACATACAAACCAATGTCTGAGAAAGCAGCTGATACAGCCTTTCGCAACCAGCAAGTAGACGCAGTATTTCGCGTCCGTCCTCCAGGTAATTTATCCATCCAAGAACTTGTGCAAAACAGTGGTGGTAGGTTAGTACCAATTGACCAAGCTGCGGCGATGAAAATTACTCAGCCAGCTATTGAACCAGCATTTATACCTAAAGGAGCTTATCAGGGAAATCCTCCAATTCCAGCTACAGATTTACCTACTGTAACTGTACAGAGAACACTTTTAGCTTCCAAAGTAGTCGATGGGGATATTATCCGCCAAGTTACCTCTATTTTGTATGAGTATCGTCAAGAGTTGGCGAGGAAAATGTCTTTAGCAGCAAACATTAGTCCTCCGGAAACAGTCGGCGGGACTGGTTTACCACTCCATAGAGGTGCAACTGCTTATTATGATCGAGAAAAACCCAACTTTATTCAAGAAAATGCCGAGTACTTTGGATTAATATTAACGGTTGTACTACTCTTGGGGTCTTGGATTTGGCAGTTAAAAGGGCAAATTGAGAAGATTCAAAAAAATCGTGGTGATGACTACAATCACGATATTGTTCAACTTCTCAAACAAATTGAAACTTGTTCAGATATCAATACTTTAGAAAACATTCGCTCTGACTTGTTAGATAAATTTGAGAAAGTTGTCGAAGCTTTAGACAAAGATAGAATTACACCAGAATCGTTTCAGTCATTTACTTTCACTTGGGAAGCTGCAATGTCAGCCATGCGCGATCGCAAAATTTGGTTAGCAGCAAACACAATCTCTCACTCTCCATAG
- a CDS encoding Rpn family recombination-promoting nuclease/putative transposase: MKTDSIFYQLFQNFPSIFFELIGESATTGDAYKFTSVEIKQTAFRIDGLFLPSIHSSNQPIYFVEVQFQSDSRFYSRFFSEIFLYLRQYELPNDWRAVVLYPQRSIDPEVHIHYRGLLLTQQVQRIYLDELGEDADLSLGIGVVKLVVESKNRATEEARRLINKARQEIVDETVQKQIIELIETIVWYKLPQMTRQEIATMFGLSDLKQTRAYQEVREEAKKEIKEEIKEEIKEEVLSEAIPRLLTLGLTTEQVAEALGLSLEQVQQAMNQKNSD, encoded by the coding sequence ATGAAAACTGACTCTATTTTTTATCAGTTATTTCAAAACTTCCCCAGCATATTTTTTGAGTTAATTGGTGAATCTGCAACAACTGGTGATGCTTATAAATTTACATCAGTTGAAATCAAGCAAACTGCCTTTCGCATTGATGGTTTATTTTTACCTTCCATTCATTCTTCCAACCAACCAATATATTTTGTAGAAGTTCAGTTTCAATCTGATTCGAGATTTTATTCCCGCTTTTTTAGTGAAATATTTCTTTACCTGCGTCAATATGAATTACCTAATGATTGGCGTGCAGTTGTGTTGTATCCTCAACGCAGTATAGACCCGGAAGTGCATATACACTATCGCGGTCTGCTATTGACTCAGCAAGTACAACGCATTTATTTAGATGAATTAGGAGAAGACGCAGACCTTTCGCTAGGGATAGGGGTAGTAAAATTAGTTGTAGAATCAAAAAATAGAGCAACTGAAGAAGCACGACGATTAATCAACAAAGCTAGGCAAGAAATTGTTGATGAAACTGTCCAAAAGCAAATTATAGAATTGATAGAGACAATAGTTTGGTACAAATTACCACAAATGACTCGTCAGGAGATAGCAACAATGTTTGGATTAAGTGACTTAAAGCAAACCAGAGCATATCAAGAAGTCCGAGAAGAAGCCAAAAAAGAAATTAAAGAAGAAATTAAGGAAGAAATCAAGGAAGAAGTTCTATCAGAAGCAATACCCCGATTATTGACGTTAGGGTTAACTACCGAACAGGTAGCAGAAGCTTTGGGTTTGTCGCTTGAGCAAGTGCAGCAAGCGATGAATCAAAAAAACTCTGATTGA
- a CDS encoding DUF2085 domain-containing protein: MARVAFNRGLQVNWVSWFADFLLVGMVFGPPVAPFLAASGVSLLPGIADIIYFMGNHVCPQPNMGLDLAPPFIMAVCMRCYGTVTGLLITRLLYGVTGGKGFYWLSQYGWNGAALASVLMMAYPLELAAQIFGLWGFNNYVVTPFGLITGLAWGLFTMPILHGWHEN, encoded by the coding sequence ATGGCGAGAGTCGCTTTCAACAGAGGGTTGCAGGTTAATTGGGTCAGTTGGTTTGCTGATTTTCTATTGGTGGGGATGGTTTTTGGCCCGCCTGTTGCTCCTTTTTTGGCTGCGTCTGGGGTGTCTTTGCTACCGGGTATTGCGGACATCATTTACTTCATGGGTAATCATGTATGTCCGCAACCCAATATGGGGTTAGATTTAGCGCCCCCGTTTATTATGGCTGTATGTATGCGTTGCTACGGCACTGTCACGGGTTTGTTGATAACTCGCTTACTGTATGGAGTGACTGGCGGTAAGGGTTTTTATTGGTTAAGTCAATATGGCTGGAATGGTGCAGCGTTAGCTAGTGTGTTAATGATGGCTTATCCTTTGGAATTGGCAGCGCAAATTTTTGGTTTATGGGGTTTTAATAATTACGTAGTAACGCCTTTTGGGTTGATTACGGGTTTAGCATGGGGGTTGTTTACGATGCCGATTTTACACGGTTGGCATGAAAACTGA